The Hyphomonas sediminis genome contains a region encoding:
- a CDS encoding TolC family protein, whose amino-acid sequence MSFKYKCAVAALVLPVWAGIAVAAPCGAPSSAITGYTAGQPLTLDGAIARVRAASPEVRAAALEASARSADADQAGRWLNPALSVEVENFAGRGPLKGFSQSETTLTLEQTFRLGGKRRLSERAARAEAALATAECGVMLREAELAAAEGVVELDALLQLALAAREAATLATDLAGTVGLRVEAGAAAPPERSRAQAEAALLEAAAAAAEAEVEIRAYALAALWGDAAPDFTLPNSGVQLAADANAAGTLGTHPRLEAATAAADAGQAAAALARAGAVPDVTVSAGWRRMEEIGEDAFTAGISVPLPLFDRNKDAARAAGLRRDGAALSAQATEARLQAEQSAAAARVRAAEARLQILESKALPDARSAYQASAEGYRIGRFDLTSTLDARRSLIETETQVIEARAAVATETLRLRALIGAAPFAGEK is encoded by the coding sequence TTGTCTTTCAAATACAAATGCGCCGTTGCGGCGCTTGTCCTGCCCGTTTGGGCCGGGATCGCGGTTGCCGCGCCATGCGGCGCGCCGTCTTCCGCAATAACAGGCTACACAGCTGGCCAGCCCTTGACGTTGGATGGTGCCATCGCGCGCGTCCGCGCCGCCTCCCCTGAGGTACGCGCCGCTGCCCTGGAGGCATCGGCACGTTCGGCAGATGCCGATCAGGCGGGCCGCTGGCTCAATCCTGCCCTTTCGGTTGAGGTTGAGAACTTTGCGGGGCGAGGCCCCCTGAAGGGGTTCAGCCAGTCGGAAACGACCCTGACGCTGGAACAGACCTTCCGGCTGGGCGGAAAACGCCGCCTTTCCGAGCGTGCCGCGCGGGCTGAAGCTGCATTGGCGACAGCAGAATGCGGCGTGATGCTGCGCGAGGCTGAGCTTGCCGCCGCCGAAGGCGTGGTGGAACTGGACGCGCTTCTCCAGCTTGCTTTGGCTGCGCGGGAAGCCGCAACGCTGGCAACAGACCTGGCAGGCACAGTCGGACTGCGGGTGGAAGCAGGCGCCGCCGCGCCGCCGGAACGATCCCGGGCGCAGGCCGAAGCGGCCCTGCTGGAAGCTGCTGCAGCGGCTGCAGAAGCAGAGGTTGAGATCCGCGCCTATGCGCTCGCCGCCCTGTGGGGCGACGCGGCACCGGACTTCACATTGCCCAACTCTGGCGTGCAGCTGGCGGCGGATGCGAACGCTGCCGGCACGCTGGGAACCCACCCCCGGCTTGAGGCTGCAACTGCTGCAGCTGATGCAGGACAGGCCGCAGCGGCGCTGGCCCGCGCAGGCGCTGTTCCGGACGTGACGGTCTCTGCCGGCTGGCGGCGGATGGAGGAGATTGGCGAAGACGCGTTCACCGCCGGCATCTCTGTTCCCCTGCCCCTGTTTGACCGGAACAAGGACGCAGCGCGGGCCGCCGGGCTGCGCCGGGATGGCGCCGCGCTGAGCGCGCAGGCAACCGAAGCACGGCTGCAGGCCGAACAAAGCGCAGCAGCCGCCCGTGTGCGTGCCGCCGAAGCGCGCCTGCAAATCCTTGAAAGCAAAGCACTTCCGGATGCCCGGTCCGCCTATCAGGCATCTGCCGAGGGATACCGGATTGGCCGGTTCGACCTGACCAGCACCCTCGATGCCCGGCGCAGCCTCATCGAGACAGAGACGC